In Nostoc sp. CENA543, a single genomic region encodes these proteins:
- a CDS encoding cytochrome P450 — translation MKIPEVNLPLWLNIIKIANNPLNHLDAISKKYGNIFIINFGETPIVFVSEPQAIKQIFTNTKDIKTPGELNAEAALITGNQGILQLDGLRHKHRRKLMMPAFHGVKMQAQGKLICHLTKQVIDEYLAKKTFTAYPTIEDITLQVSMKVVLGLQEGERYAKLKYLLPTILKSMRSPIMQTTSFLPFLQKDLGKWSPWGYLMHLRQEIFELLYAEVQERRQQADTSRSDILSELIFARDETGELMTDEEVRDLLLSPLFAAQDASAVAITWLLYWVYRQPQVREKLQQELATLGDSPDPMSIAQLPYLSAVCNEVLRIYPAQLFTFPRRVESPIELMGYELAPGTLIMGCIYLTHQQPDLYPNPQQFQPERFLEKQYTPYEFFPFGGGTRSCIGAALAIFEMKLILATILSNYELALVKKQPEQPKFEGLMCYPASGVKMHISAKTPRPSAETSAPLCV, via the coding sequence ATGAAAATACCCGAAGTAAACCTTCCTCTCTGGCTAAACATTATTAAAATAGCCAACAACCCCCTAAACCACCTGGATGCTATCTCCAAAAAATATGGCAACATTTTCATCATTAACTTTGGTGAAACACCCATAGTATTTGTGAGCGAACCCCAAGCCATCAAACAAATTTTTACCAATACAAAAGATATTAAAACACCCGGTGAATTAAACGCAGAAGCGGCATTAATCACCGGCAACCAAGGTATATTACAACTCGATGGACTACGCCACAAACATCGACGTAAATTAATGATGCCAGCTTTTCATGGTGTCAAAATGCAGGCTCAAGGAAAGCTAATTTGCCACCTGACAAAGCAAGTAATAGATGAATATTTAGCCAAAAAAACCTTCACCGCCTATCCCACAATTGAAGATATTACCTTGCAAGTCAGCATGAAAGTTGTTTTGGGCTTACAAGAGGGAGAACGTTATGCAAAACTCAAGTACCTACTTCCCACCATACTTAAGAGTATGCGATCGCCCATCATGCAAACTACCTCTTTTCTACCCTTTCTGCAAAAAGATTTAGGAAAGTGGAGTCCGTGGGGATATCTTATGCACCTCCGCCAAGAAATTTTTGAGCTGCTTTACGCCGAAGTGCAAGAACGCCGCCAACAAGCAGACACATCCCGCAGCGATATCCTATCCGAGTTAATATTTGCCCGTGATGAGACGGGTGAACTGATGACAGATGAAGAAGTCCGCGATTTGTTACTCTCACCCTTATTCGCCGCGCAAGATGCTTCCGCAGTCGCTATCACTTGGTTATTGTATTGGGTTTATCGCCAACCTCAAGTCCGCGAAAAACTGCAACAAGAACTAGCTACCCTTGGCGACTCACCCGATCCCATGAGCATCGCCCAACTGCCCTATCTCAGTGCTGTTTGTAACGAAGTCCTACGTATTTATCCGGCGCAATTATTCACATTTCCGCGCCGCGTCGAATCCCCAATTGAACTGATGGGTTATGAATTAGCCCCAGGAACCCTCATCATGGGTTGTATTTATCTCACCCATCAACAGCCAGATTTATACCCAAATCCCCAACAATTCCAACCAGAACGTTTCCTAGAAAAACAATACACCCCTTACGAATTTTTCCCCTTTGGTGGCGGTACTCGTAGCTGTATTGGTGCAGCCTTAGCCATCTTTGAAATGAAGCTCATCCTAGCCACTATCCTCTCCAACTATGAACTCGCCCTAGTCAAAAAACAACCAGAACAACCCAAATTTGAAGGTTTAATGTGCTACCCAGCTAGTGGTGTCAAAATGCACATCTCAGCCAAAACCCCGCGCCCCTCTGCGGAAACCTCCGCGCCCCTCTGCGTTTAA
- a CDS encoding MATE family efflux transporter, producing MTTETQSPVTHEILNGNLITLMIKFTIPGILGMLLLGFNSFLDALFAGQLIGETALAAISLAVPLTSLVIGCAHLVGVGTASVLSRAIGSEDTRTKSRIFGTLVILSVIIAFFITLLGYFFSDKLIAFMGGSGEVAAAGAEYFRIYTSGSVFYILAVASSQLIKSEGKIRLAMIFAGIFAILDAILNPIFISVFNLGIGGVAFSTVISMIVYSILNISYFLSKKSSILVNPKNLTLAIDLLPAILSVGLTALLMEIISLVEQSVIYKSIAQYGSEHDIAIAGATLRIYALAFIPVEGFVQALQPIIGINYGAKNYHRLKQAFFTFSIGATLCLGLIWLPLQLFPATFLRILLPTINFSGDDLFNFQIVNFLLLILPLGFCSVTLFQSIGNGKAAGFLILSKTLFFLIPFVLILSSYFGVRGVYYGMLLTDSLVVSIALLITGLEFKKLSIQKL from the coding sequence ATGACAACAGAAACACAATCACCAGTTACTCATGAAATACTCAATGGTAATCTAATTACATTGATGATAAAATTCACTATTCCCGGCATTTTAGGAATGCTATTACTTGGCTTTAATAGCTTCTTAGATGCCCTATTTGCTGGACAACTAATTGGTGAAACAGCATTAGCTGCCATATCCTTAGCAGTACCACTTACTTCCTTAGTTATTGGTTGCGCTCATTTAGTAGGAGTAGGTACAGCCTCAGTTCTCAGTCGGGCGATCGGTTCAGAAGATACCAGAACCAAGTCAAGAATTTTTGGCACTTTAGTCATTCTGAGCGTAATTATTGCTTTTTTTATCACCCTTTTAGGCTACTTTTTTAGTGATAAATTAATTGCCTTTATGGGAGGGAGTGGTGAAGTAGCCGCAGCCGGGGCAGAGTATTTTAGAATCTACACATCAGGTTCAGTATTTTATATTTTAGCAGTTGCGTCCAGCCAATTAATTAAATCAGAAGGCAAAATCCGCCTTGCTATGATTTTTGCCGGAATATTTGCTATCCTCGACGCTATTCTCAATCCTATATTTATTAGTGTTTTTAATTTAGGAATTGGAGGAGTAGCATTTTCTACAGTTATTTCTATGATAGTTTATAGTATTTTAAATATTAGCTATTTCCTTTCTAAGAAAAGTTCTATTCTGGTTAATCCCAAAAATTTAACTTTAGCCATAGATTTACTACCAGCAATTTTATCCGTAGGGTTAACCGCCCTATTAATGGAGATTATTAGCTTAGTAGAACAGTCTGTAATTTATAAATCTATTGCTCAATATGGCAGTGAACACGATATTGCTATTGCCGGAGCAACCCTGAGAATATATGCGTTAGCATTTATCCCCGTCGAAGGATTTGTGCAAGCCTTACAGCCTATAATTGGCATAAATTACGGAGCCAAAAATTATCACCGCCTCAAACAAGCATTTTTCACATTTAGTATTGGTGCAACACTGTGCTTAGGATTAATTTGGTTGCCTTTACAATTATTCCCAGCAACCTTTCTGAGAATTTTATTGCCAACTATTAATTTTAGTGGTGATGATTTATTTAACTTTCAAATTGTCAACTTTCTCCTGCTGATTTTACCATTAGGATTTTGCAGTGTCACGTTATTTCAATCCATTGGTAATGGCAAAGCAGCAGGTTTCTTGATTCTCTCTAAAACTCTTTTCTTCCTGATTCCATTTGTATTGATATTGTCTTCATATTTTGGCGTTAGAGGTGTATATTATGGAATGTTATTAACAGATTCATTAGTAGTATCAATTGCTTTATTAATCACTGGATTAGAATTTAAAAAACTTAGCATTCAGAAATTGTAG
- a CDS encoding cytochrome P450: protein MNLPQGPKLPAWWLRMQFTADPLRFLDQMNQRYGDIFTIMSESTPLIFVGNPQGMKQIFTNTTEIIAAGELNAESAPLVGQNGLLLLDGIRHRSRRKLLMSPLHSNKVKAYGQQICDVTEKVMNQLPLGKSFLAYPTMQKITLEVILNTLFGLHTGDRYEQLKQLLTNLMNYARSPFVEIPLSFPFLQQDLGRWSPWGYFRYLWRQFDNLIYAEISDRRQQPNPNANDVLSELIFARNETGELLTNEEIRDLFPSLLFGGRDASATAITWALYWLHREPQVREKLRQEINTLGESPNPMSIVELPYLNAVCNEILRIYPTQFVTFPRIVESATNLMGYHLTPGAIIIGCIYLTHQNPELYPQPQQFQPERFLEKQYSPYEFMPFGGGARRCPGEALATFEMKLVLAKIISRYQLSLTHTQREKPQPQGANYPPASKLKMVLCNIQQHQQSPQEAVHF, encoded by the coding sequence ATGAACCTACCTCAAGGCCCAAAACTCCCAGCTTGGTGGCTGAGAATGCAATTTACAGCCGATCCTCTGCGTTTTCTCGATCAAATGAATCAACGCTATGGTGACATTTTCACCATTATGTCTGAATCCACACCCTTAATCTTTGTCGGTAATCCCCAAGGGATGAAGCAGATTTTCACCAATACAACAGAAATCATCGCGGCTGGAGAGTTAAACGCCGAATCAGCCCCATTGGTGGGACAAAACGGACTACTTCTGCTTGATGGTATACGCCACAGATCCAGACGCAAACTGCTGATGTCTCCTTTGCACAGTAATAAAGTAAAAGCCTACGGACAGCAAATTTGTGATGTCACCGAAAAAGTCATGAATCAGCTACCCCTGGGCAAATCTTTTTTAGCCTACCCCACCATGCAAAAAATTACCCTAGAGGTAATTTTAAATACTTTATTTGGCTTACATACAGGCGATCGCTACGAACAACTCAAGCAACTGCTAACTAATTTAATGAACTATGCGCGATCGCCCTTTGTCGAAATCCCTCTATCCTTCCCCTTTTTACAACAAGACTTAGGGCGGTGGAGTCCTTGGGGTTACTTTCGTTATCTGTGGCGACAATTTGACAACCTGATTTACGCAGAAATTAGCGATCGTCGTCAACAACCAAACCCCAATGCTAATGATGTCCTTTCCGAGTTAATATTTGCCCGCAACGAAACAGGCGAATTATTAACAAATGAAGAAATACGCGATTTATTTCCTTCATTATTATTCGGTGGACGAGATGCTTCCGCAACAGCCATTACTTGGGCATTATATTGGCTTCACCGTGAGCCACAAGTCCGCGAAAAATTGCGTCAAGAAATCAACACTCTGGGTGAATCTCCCAACCCCATGAGCATTGTTGAACTTCCTTATCTCAATGCTGTCTGTAACGAAATCTTACGGATTTATCCCACTCAATTCGTCACATTTCCCAGGATAGTAGAATCAGCAACTAATCTCATGGGCTATCACTTAACTCCAGGCGCAATCATCATCGGCTGTATTTATTTAACACATCAAAACCCAGAATTATATCCACAACCACAGCAATTTCAACCAGAACGTTTTCTAGAAAAACAATACTCTCCATACGAATTTATGCCCTTTGGTGGCGGTGCTAGGCGTTGTCCTGGGGAAGCTTTAGCTACGTTTGAAATGAAACTAGTTCTCGCCAAAATTATTTCACGTTATCAATTATCTCTAACCCATACACAACGAGAAAAACCACAACCCCAAGGTGCAAACTATCCCCCAGCCAGTAAATTAAAGATGGTATTATGCAACATTCAGCAACATCAACAATCCCCACAAGAGGCTGTGCATTTTTAG
- a CDS encoding ATP-binding protein: MAALMRMQDWSQTSLGAVETWSQSLKTAVRIMLTSRQAMFVWWGEDLINLYNDAYRAILGGKHPQALGQKAAIVWQEIWSQVGPRAQTALLQNQGTYDEALLLIMERNGYPEETYYTFSYSPVPNDDGTTGGIICANSDDTPRIIGERQLALLKELAAKTADARTFEEACTLSLNCLATNPYDLPFAMIYLVDAQRQCVTLAGSCGIEPGHPAVVETVALDDDSPWQFAKVLTTHEIYVLTNLEQQFCDLPTGVWNRSPQQAVVIPISPSGRTGKAGILVTALNPCRLFDDHYQGFLNLVASQIAASISNAQAYEEERKRAEALAELDRAKTTFFSNISHEFRTPLTLMLSPLEDLLATDDLSPKQKQELKLMHRNGLRLLKLVNTLLDFSRIEAGRVQAVYEPTDLATFTAELASIFRSAIEQAGLVFIVSCESLTQPVYIDRSMWEKIVLNLLSNAFKFTFSGSITVILQQVKHQAQLIVRDTGIGIPSSELPQLFERFHRVEGARGRTQEGTGIGLALVQELVRLHSGQVQVESIEGNGTTFTITIPVGTAHLPPERIQATRTLASTAIGVDSFIEEALRWLPEESRGQRAGSKEENPSLFPLHPAPLPSSARILLVDDNADMREYVKRLLSQDYVVETATDGIDALEAISHHLPDLVMTDVMMPRLDGFGLLSALRSNNRTREIPIILLSARAGEEAKVEGLEAGADDYLIKPFSARELLARVEATLKLTHLRQNAMQQEQSLRQEAETAKQNVETILSSINDGFYVLDRNWCYTYVNDRLCEIIGMKREQILDHSIWEVFADTIDTEIYIHFQRAFNEQQPVQFEYFYPTWNRWYENRVYPSPDGLTVFAADITQRKQAELQREQLLAREFQYLNQLQGLTKAALTINSALSVEQVLQVITDQAASIIGCHQSVTSLTIDQNWTQAITSIYLSDKYTAWQNYDEKPDGSGIYASVCHLNQPMRMTQAQLEAHPLWRGFGKEAPNHPPMRGWLAAPLIGRDGKNIGLIQLSDKCEGEFSEADEAILVQLAQIAAVAVENARLYQAELQARSAAEASQAQAETANRIKDEFLAVLSHELRSPLNPILGWSRLLQKTKLNETKVQQALSTIERNAKLQVELIEDLLDVSRILQGKLTLTSRPIHLASTIKAALETVQLSAEAKSICIQVNLDPDVGVVLGDSTRLQQVIWNLLSNAIKFTPTGGQVWVRLSQVENQAQIVVSDTGKGISPDFLPYVFDYFRQADSATTRKFGGLGLGLAIVRHLVELHGGTIAAYSQGEGSGATFTVGLPLMSTQVIVNSDSPLPEAPLSLHDIQVLIVDDDTDTRDFIAFLVEQTGAKVITAASAYEALQVLTQTQPDILLSDIGMPEMDGYMLMQQIRALPLQQGGAIKAIALTAYAGELNEHQAFKAGFQKHLAKPIEPDHLIAAITDLLAV, translated from the coding sequence ATGGCGGCACTTATGCGAATGCAAGACTGGTCACAAACATCGCTGGGTGCAGTCGAAACTTGGTCACAGAGCTTGAAAACTGCGGTGCGAATTATGTTGACTTCTCGCCAAGCAATGTTTGTTTGGTGGGGTGAGGACTTAATCAACTTGTACAACGATGCCTATCGCGCCATTCTTGGTGGCAAACATCCACAGGCACTTGGTCAAAAAGCTGCGATCGTCTGGCAAGAAATTTGGTCACAAGTAGGCCCACGCGCCCAAACCGCACTATTACAAAATCAGGGAACTTATGACGAAGCCTTGCTGCTAATTATGGAACGCAATGGCTACCCGGAAGAAACATATTATACCTTTTCTTATAGCCCAGTACCAAATGATGATGGTACCACTGGCGGGATTATTTGTGCCAATAGTGATGATACTCCGCGCATCATTGGAGAACGGCAGTTGGCACTGTTAAAAGAACTGGCAGCTAAAACAGCAGATGCTCGGACTTTTGAAGAAGCCTGTACTCTGAGCCTGAACTGTCTAGCAACTAACCCATACGATCTGCCATTTGCAATGATTTATTTGGTAGATGCTCAACGGCAGTGCGTGACTTTAGCCGGAAGTTGTGGAATTGAGCCAGGACACCCAGCTGTTGTTGAAACTGTTGCACTCGATGATGATTCGCCTTGGCAGTTTGCCAAAGTATTGACGACTCATGAAATTTATGTTCTGACTAACTTAGAACAGCAATTTTGTGATTTACCTACAGGAGTGTGGAATCGCTCACCTCAGCAAGCTGTTGTCATACCGATATCGCCATCGGGACGGACGGGGAAAGCAGGTATATTAGTAACAGCCTTAAACCCATGTCGGCTATTCGATGATCACTATCAGGGATTCTTGAACTTAGTGGCATCTCAAATTGCGGCTAGCATTAGTAATGCTCAGGCATACGAAGAAGAGCGCAAACGTGCCGAAGCTTTAGCAGAACTAGATCGCGCCAAAACTACATTTTTTAGTAATATTTCTCATGAATTTCGGACTCCGTTAACTTTAATGTTGAGTCCGTTAGAGGATTTATTAGCTACAGACGACTTATCACCAAAGCAAAAACAAGAGCTTAAGTTAATGCACCGTAATGGTTTGCGTCTGTTGAAGTTAGTAAATACATTACTAGATTTTTCTCGCATTGAAGCCGGAAGGGTGCAAGCTGTTTATGAACCCACAGACTTAGCAACTTTCACTGCTGAATTAGCCAGCATCTTTCGCTCGGCAATTGAGCAAGCAGGCTTAGTGTTCATTGTCTCATGTGAAAGCCTCACCCAACCCGTCTACATTGATCGCTCAATGTGGGAAAAAATTGTTTTGAATCTGCTATCGAATGCCTTTAAGTTCACGTTTTCTGGGTCAATTACAGTTATTTTGCAACAGGTAAAACACCAAGCCCAATTAATAGTTCGGGATACAGGGATTGGCATTCCATCTTCAGAATTACCACAATTGTTCGAGCGATTTCACCGTGTTGAGGGAGCGCGGGGCAGGACTCAAGAAGGTACAGGAATTGGACTAGCATTAGTCCAAGAGTTAGTGCGGTTGCATAGTGGTCAAGTGCAGGTTGAAAGCATTGAAGGCAACGGCACCACTTTTACCATTACCATTCCTGTCGGCACAGCCCACTTACCGCCTGAGCGAATTCAGGCAACGCGAACCTTAGCTTCTACCGCCATAGGTGTAGATTCTTTCATAGAAGAAGCCTTGCGTTGGCTACCGGAAGAGTCAAGGGGGCAAAGAGCAGGGAGCAAGGAAGAGAATCCTTCCCTCTTCCCCCTGCACCCTGCACCCCTGCCTTCATCTGCTCGCATTCTCCTGGTCGATGATAATGCTGATATGCGAGAGTATGTGAAGCGATTGCTCAGTCAAGATTATGTGGTAGAAACTGCCACTGACGGCATCGATGCCTTAGAAGCCATCTCCCATCATTTACCCGATTTGGTAATGACGGATGTAATGATGCCCCGTTTGGATGGCTTTGGTCTGTTGAGTGCGTTACGCAGTAACAATCGCACGCGTGAAATTCCCATCATTTTGCTGTCTGCTAGAGCCGGAGAAGAAGCAAAAGTGGAGGGATTAGAAGCTGGAGCCGATGATTATCTGATTAAACCGTTTTCTGCCCGTGAATTGTTAGCGCGAGTTGAGGCAACTTTAAAGCTGACGCATCTGCGGCAAAATGCGATGCAGCAAGAACAATCTCTGCGACAAGAAGCCGAAACAGCCAAGCAGAATGTTGAAACTATCTTGTCAAGCATTAATGATGGGTTTTATGTTTTAGATCGCAACTGGTGCTACACATACGTCAACGATCGCTTGTGTGAAATTATTGGTATGAAGCGAGAGCAAATTCTCGATCACAGCATTTGGGAAGTATTTGCAGATACTATTGACACTGAAATTTACATTCACTTTCAACGAGCATTCAATGAACAACAGCCCGTTCAGTTTGAATATTTTTACCCTACCTGGAATCGCTGGTATGAAAATCGGGTCTATCCGTCGCCGGATGGACTAACAGTTTTTGCTGCTGACATTACCCAGCGCAAACAAGCCGAACTCCAACGCGAACAACTACTTGCCCGCGAATTTCAATACCTGAACCAATTACAGGGATTAACTAAAGCCGCACTCACAATTAATTCTGCCCTTTCGGTTGAACAAGTGTTGCAAGTAATTACGGATCAGGCAGCATCAATCATCGGTTGTCATCAGTCTGTTACCAGCTTGACGATTGACCAGAATTGGACTCAGGCAATTACTTCTATCTACTTGTCTGATAAATATACCGCTTGGCAAAATTACGATGAAAAACCGGATGGGTCTGGGATTTATGCCTCTGTGTGTCACTTAAATCAACCAATGCGAATGACACAAGCCCAACTAGAGGCACATCCCCTCTGGCGAGGTTTTGGTAAGGAGGCTCCCAACCACCCGCCGATGCGTGGCTGGCTGGCAGCACCTCTGATTGGGCGCGACGGCAAAAATATTGGTTTGATTCAGCTTTCTGACAAGTGTGAGGGTGAATTTAGTGAAGCTGACGAAGCCATCCTGGTTCAACTAGCACAAATCGCTGCTGTTGCTGTGGAAAATGCCCGATTATACCAAGCAGAACTGCAAGCCCGCTCGGCGGCCGAAGCCTCACAAGCACAAGCCGAAACTGCAAACCGAATCAAGGATGAATTTTTAGCTGTACTATCCCATGAATTGCGATCGCCCCTCAATCCGATTTTAGGTTGGTCAAGGCTTTTGCAAAAAACCAAGCTCAATGAAACCAAAGTCCAGCAAGCTCTCTCAACCATTGAGCGCAATGCCAAGTTGCAAGTAGAACTAATTGAAGACCTTCTTGATGTTTCTCGAATTTTGCAAGGTAAGCTCACACTCACAAGTAGACCGATTCATCTAGCATCTACTATCAAAGCAGCACTCGAAACTGTGCAACTTTCAGCAGAAGCTAAATCTATTTGCATACAAGTAAATCTTGATCCTGATGTTGGTGTCGTTTTGGGCGACTCAACTCGCTTACAGCAAGTAATTTGGAACTTGCTGTCTAATGCAATTAAATTTACACCTACAGGCGGTCAAGTTTGGGTGCGATTGTCACAAGTTGAAAATCAGGCTCAAATCGTTGTTAGTGATACCGGAAAGGGGATTTCTCCGGATTTTTTACCTTATGTGTTTGATTATTTTCGTCAAGCTGATAGTGCCACTACTCGTAAGTTCGGTGGGCTTGGTTTAGGATTAGCGATTGTTCGCCATTTAGTCGAGCTTCACGGTGGCACCATTGCGGCATACAGCCAGGGTGAAGGTAGTGGTGCTACTTTTACCGTTGGGCTACCACTAATGTCTACTCAAGTAATTGTCAATTCCGATTCTCCATTGCCCGAAGCACCCTTGAGCTTGCATGATATCCAAGTTTTAATAGTAGATGATGACACTGATACACGGGATTTTATCGCTTTTTTAGTGGAACAAACCGGAGCAAAAGTCATCACAGCTGCTTCCGCATATGAAGCATTACAAGTGTTAACTCAAACCCAACCTGATATTCTCCTCAGCGATATTGGAATGCCTGAGATGGATGGTTATATGCTGATGCAGCAGATTCGCGCCTTACCTCTCCAACAGGGCGGAGCGATAAAAGCGATCGCCCTTACTGCCTATGCTGGTGAATTAAATGAACATCAGGCATTCAAAGCTGGTTTTCAAAAGCATCTTGCTAAACCTATCGAGCCAGATCATCTCATTGCCGCAATTACTGATTTACTCGCTGTCTAA
- a CDS encoding SDR family oxidoreductase gives MNQKRKGAVVITGASTGVGRATALLLDKQGYQVFAGVRQTKDAELLKLNSSGNLIPVILDVTKKEQIKAAAEIVASAISDKGLVGLVNNAGILVDGPLEYLDIDELRWQFEVNVIGQVAVTQAFLPMIRQAKGRIINIGSVSGKISSPFFSALCASKFALEALNDSLRMELHPWGIEVILIEPGSIASNAPDKVEASLQKKLANMSPTARAMYGDIYKFSLEQLIKSNRMGVPPAEVANVIQKALEVKKPKTRYFVSNEKLMLDFLMLLAKILPDRVCDAIQLQELELKN, from the coding sequence ATGAATCAAAAACGTAAAGGTGCTGTAGTAATCACAGGAGCATCTACAGGAGTTGGACGAGCAACTGCGCTATTATTAGATAAACAAGGCTATCAAGTATTTGCCGGAGTTCGTCAAACAAAAGATGCTGAATTGCTCAAGTTAAATTCATCTGGTAATTTAATCCCAGTAATTCTTGATGTCACCAAAAAAGAACAGATTAAAGCTGCCGCAGAAATTGTGGCATCAGCTATTAGTGATAAAGGATTAGTTGGATTAGTAAATAATGCCGGTATATTAGTAGATGGGCCATTAGAATATTTAGACATCGATGAACTCAGATGGCAATTTGAAGTTAATGTCATTGGACAAGTAGCTGTTACCCAAGCCTTTTTACCAATGATTCGCCAAGCCAAAGGCAGGATTATTAATATTGGCTCAGTTTCTGGCAAAATATCATCACCATTTTTTTCAGCTTTGTGTGCTTCTAAGTTTGCCTTAGAAGCCTTAAATGATTCTTTAAGAATGGAATTACATCCTTGGGGAATTGAAGTAATTTTAATTGAACCAGGCTCAATTGCTTCCAACGCTCCAGATAAAGTAGAAGCAAGTTTACAAAAAAAATTAGCTAATATGTCACCGACAGCTAGAGCTATGTACGGTGATATTTACAAGTTTTCCTTGGAGCAGTTAATCAAATCAAACCGTATGGGAGTACCACCGGCAGAAGTCGCAAATGTGATTCAAAAAGCCTTAGAAGTCAAGAAACCGAAAACTCGCTATTTCGTATCTAACGAAAAATTAATGCTAGATTTTCTCATGCTTTTAGCGAAGATTCTCCCAGACAGGGTTTGTGATGCTATTCAACTCCAAGAATTGGAATTAAAAAATTAG
- a CDS encoding methyltransferase, whose amino-acid sequence MTVSESIYAPSNTPFQMTAMEWIHAYWMSRCVYVVAKLGIADLLSESPQHCDTLAKATDTHSDALYRILRALASVGIFAEIKPRYFALTPLADNLQTNHPESVRAMAILRGEEHYYKSWGDLMYSLQTGDSAFERLYGMDLFEYNDQDSTQGEIFDRAMAESEEENTLILEAYDFSSIDKLADIGGGKGLSLATILQAYPSMTGILFDRPDVVERAKNSWDLALQNRCKFIGGSFFEDIPTGADAYILKHIIQDWDDERSLTILQGCHQAMTPQSRLLVIDFVIPPGNEFYGSKFIDVNMLVMCPGGRIRTEEEFHKLFKAAGLKITQIIPTESEVSIIESTKIS is encoded by the coding sequence ATGACTGTATCAGAATCTATCTATGCACCCAGCAATACACCATTTCAAATGACAGCAATGGAATGGATACACGCCTACTGGATGTCGCGGTGTGTTTACGTAGTGGCTAAACTTGGCATTGCAGATTTACTTAGTGAAAGTCCTCAACACTGCGACACGTTGGCAAAAGCGACTGACACCCATAGTGATGCCTTATATCGCATCTTACGAGCCTTAGCTAGTGTGGGCATTTTTGCAGAGATTAAACCACGTTATTTTGCCTTAACTCCATTAGCAGATAATTTGCAAACTAATCACCCTGAATCAGTGCGAGCTATGGCAATTTTACGGGGTGAGGAGCATTATTACAAATCCTGGGGCGATTTGATGTACAGTTTGCAGACTGGAGACAGTGCCTTTGAGCGTTTATATGGCATGGACTTGTTTGAGTATAATGACCAAGATTCTACCCAAGGTGAAATTTTCGATCGCGCAATGGCAGAGTCTGAAGAGGAAAATACTTTAATATTAGAAGCTTATGATTTTTCCTCTATTGATAAGTTAGCTGATATTGGTGGTGGTAAAGGTCTTTCCCTAGCGACAATTCTCCAAGCCTACCCCAGTATGACAGGGATACTATTTGACCGTCCAGATGTAGTTGAACGGGCTAAAAATTCCTGGGATTTAGCCTTGCAAAATCGCTGCAAATTTATCGGTGGCAGCTTCTTTGAGGATATTCCTACAGGCGCAGATGCGTATATCCTCAAGCATATTATCCAAGACTGGGATGACGAGCGATCGCTCACCATTCTCCAAGGCTGTCATCAAGCTATGACACCACAAAGCAGATTATTGGTAATCGACTTTGTCATTCCTCCAGGCAACGAATTTTACGGCAGCAAGTTCATAGACGTAAATATGTTAGTCATGTGTCCAGGCGGACGCATCCGTACTGAAGAAGAATTTCACAAGCTATTTAAAGCCGCAGGGTTGAAAATTACACAAATTATCCCAACGGAATCCGAGGTTAGCATTATTGAGTCCACTAAAATTTCGTAA